The following are from one region of the Candidatus Acidulodesulfobacterium ferriphilum genome:
- a CDS encoding DivIVA domain-containing protein: MELSPLEIRSQKFSKKIKGYDVTEVENFLDIVSKDLEKLYGEYYNLKEELVKKNQEIADYKEKDKSISEAILMVQSVSGDIKKAAISEAESIKNNALIDAKKIIGGANAKYIEIVNNINDLLNKRLIIISSIKNLLSTNINLIEQEARRKVEISFIPEQVKFENAGNNGNTNENENTLKEPAEPAEPEPVLVREDKQIEKQIREDVEQEDNELFESNNEPPKNKEPEEKDERKDLEKDLDELLKGVNKFSL, from the coding sequence ATGGAACTTTCTCCATTAGAAATTAGGTCACAAAAGTTTTCGAAAAAGATTAAAGGATATGATGTAACCGAGGTCGAAAATTTTCTTGACATCGTATCGAAAGACTTGGAAAAGCTTTACGGAGAATACTACAACTTAAAAGAAGAACTTGTTAAGAAGAACCAGGAGATTGCGGATTATAAGGAAAAAGACAAGTCCATAAGCGAGGCAATTCTCATGGTCCAATCCGTTTCAGGTGACATAAAAAAAGCGGCAATTTCCGAAGCAGAAAGCATTAAAAATAATGCGCTTATCGATGCAAAAAAAATAATAGGCGGCGCCAATGCGAAATACATTGAAATAGTAAATAATATTAATGATTTATTAAACAAAAGACTTATAATAATCAGCTCTATAAAAAATCTGCTTTCTACAAATATTAATCTAATCGAACAGGAAGCAAGAAGAAAAGTCGAAATTTCTTTTATTCCAGAGCAAGTAAAATTTGAAAATGCGGGTAATAACGGAAACACTAATGAAAATGAAAACACTTTAAAAGAACCTGCTGAGCCTGCTGAACCGGAACCTGTTCTTGTCCGGGAAGACAAACAAATAGAAAAGCAAATACGGGAAGATGTGGAGCAGGAAGACAACGAACTTTTCGAAAGCAATAACGAGCCGCCTAAAAATAAAGAACCTGAAGAAAAAGACGAAAGAAAAGATTTGGAAAAAGATTTAGACGAGTTATTGAAAGGCGTAAACAAATTTTCCCTTTAA
- a CDS encoding diguanylate cyclase: MSNIEYSTGFRPKMSIKKKFVLSFSLAVLLPLTLLAVANTFIFKEQTKKASLNKVKITLNGAQRIYYSQGNRLKGAFLISSYNPYLINAITHKDIPFINSLIKSYKDAFGFASYIGITDNRGSLLASTSGALGFKPSLGGMIFNVFHTGFPVVKTALIRKIVLTRMGIKIANDESNMFLVTVVPFIHNGKVIGSIFGLINLNGNGYLPETIYNEYRLNTAVFASVFNTQVCLATLKIPGNVFGIGSKLPDSIHRKILEGKNFIGEMNYGGEDIFAAFHPIKNIDDKVIGSIAVFISNKEYLSIFRKTAFYAVVIIIIGLIMSFIISYFASKDTLNPIFAITKAIKNFTEGDLDTKLIIKTNDEFESIGKGFTEMAETVKDREERMRKYNIFSDFLVGSLDFEKIISSALNILEELLNLSSGIIYIYEKGTVLTGQDGNIGTYGDNSEGFLIPWKFYGIRKFVANKIKADEGITGHCLSKKKTVWFHDIPENAVLLKDALLENGGAGKAIDYGFCEVFPKDIAWFPLYVGDVNIGVLTVSSIHGFNEEDISFLEHAAKELSVALDNSRLHKKLNELSITDELTGLYNRRKLNEALEIEFDKAKRFNNSLSILIIDIDHFKSINDFYGHKVGDIVLAKLGSLLSKNTRNIDIAVRYGGEEFVIILSQTDFKNAIEAAKKIKKIIQDFKFTPIEKEITVSIGIASLPDEDIKSVDDMLKAGDDFLYEAKNSGRNRIVGSCSGKKVEID, encoded by the coding sequence ATGTCTAATATCGAATATTCAACGGGCTTTAGGCCCAAAATGAGCATCAAAAAGAAATTTGTGCTTTCATTTTCTTTAGCCGTTTTATTACCCCTGACGCTTCTTGCGGTCGCCAACACATTTATTTTTAAGGAACAAACAAAAAAAGCGAGCTTAAATAAAGTTAAAATCACATTAAACGGCGCCCAAAGAATTTATTATTCGCAGGGAAATCGTCTCAAGGGTGCTTTCTTAATAAGTTCATACAACCCTTATTTAATTAATGCGATTACGCATAAAGATATTCCTTTTATAAACAGTCTGATTAAGTCTTATAAGGATGCTTTCGGTTTTGCAAGCTATATAGGAATTACGGATAACAGGGGCAGTCTTTTGGCTTCAACTTCCGGCGCCCTTGGATTTAAGCCGTCTTTGGGCGGAATGATTTTTAATGTTTTTCATACGGGTTTTCCCGTTGTTAAAACCGCGCTGATTAGAAAGATTGTATTGACAAGAATGGGTATTAAGATTGCCAATGACGAGTCTAATATGTTTTTGGTTACCGTCGTTCCGTTTATACATAACGGCAAGGTAATAGGCTCGATATTCGGACTCATTAATTTAAACGGCAACGGTTACTTGCCGGAAACGATTTATAATGAATACCGTTTAAACACGGCTGTTTTTGCTTCAGTGTTTAATACGCAGGTATGTCTTGCAACATTAAAAATTCCAGGGAATGTTTTTGGAATAGGTTCAAAACTTCCCGATTCTATACATAGAAAAATTCTTGAGGGGAAAAATTTTATCGGAGAGATGAACTATGGCGGCGAGGATATTTTTGCCGCCTTTCATCCTATAAAAAATATAGACGATAAGGTTATAGGTTCTATCGCTGTTTTTATTTCAAACAAAGAATACCTGTCTATTTTCAGAAAAACCGCTTTTTATGCCGTGGTAATTATTATCATAGGTTTAATTATGTCCTTCATTATATCTTATTTTGCTTCGAAAGATACTTTGAATCCAATATTTGCCATAACGAAGGCGATAAAAAATTTTACCGAAGGGGACCTTGATACAAAACTTATAATAAAAACAAACGATGAATTTGAAAGTATCGGCAAGGGCTTTACCGAAATGGCCGAAACCGTCAAGGACAGGGAAGAAAGGATGCGGAAATATAATATCTTTTCCGATTTTTTAGTCGGTTCGTTAGATTTCGAGAAGATAATATCTTCCGCTTTAAATATTTTAGAGGAGTTATTAAATCTTTCATCGGGTATTATATATATTTACGAAAAGGGCACTGTTTTGACAGGTCAAGACGGCAATATCGGCACATACGGCGATAATTCGGAAGGCTTTTTAATTCCATGGAAATTTTACGGCATAAGAAAATTTGTTGCCAATAAAATAAAGGCAGATGAGGGAATCACGGGGCATTGTCTTTCAAAAAAGAAAACTGTATGGTTTCACGATATTCCGGAAAATGCCGTCCTTTTAAAAGATGCGCTTTTGGAGAACGGCGGAGCCGGGAAAGCGATAGATTACGGTTTTTGCGAGGTATTTCCAAAGGATATTGCATGGTTCCCTCTTTATGTAGGGGATGTGAATATCGGCGTTTTAACCGTTTCAAGTATTCACGGTTTCAATGAGGAGGATATATCATTTTTAGAACATGCCGCAAAAGAGCTTTCGGTAGCCTTAGATAATTCAAGATTACATAAAAAACTTAATGAACTCAGCATAACGGATGAACTTACCGGGCTTTATAACAGGAGAAAACTAAATGAAGCGCTAGAAATAGAATTCGATAAAGCTAAAAGATTCAACAACAGCCTGTCAATATTAATTATAGATATCGATCATTTTAAGTCTATCAATGATTTTTACGGACATAAGGTTGGAGACATAGTTCTGGCAAAATTAGGAAGCCTTTTAAGTAAAAATACGCGGAATATCGATATTGCCGTAAGATACGGGGGAGAGGAGTTTGTGATAATTTTATCTCAAACCGATTTTAAAAATGCGATCGAAGCGGCTAAAAAGATAAAAAAGATAATACAGGATTTCAAATTTACCCCGATAGAAAAAGAGATTACCGTTTCGATCGGCATCGCTTCATTGCCGGATGAGGATATTAAGAGTGTTGACGACATGTTAAAAGCAGGGGATGATTTTCTTTACGAAGCAAAAAACAGCGGGAGAAACAGAATTGTAGGTTCCTGCTCCGGCAAGAAGGTTGAAATAGATTAA
- a CDS encoding DUF2232 domain-containing protein yields the protein MFKIKTFFSGLLLSFLLFLFLMDSIYSGGYAIINPFLYLYFSITLILLFRIIGAKSIIPISIAALFAVIFLSFTQNSGKLPGYFGHSFENGLFILALIIQLLVFVLIPYIFSILISKKISLAKSIYYPVSTVFFIIFAIAVGYLYYNKIDIHSLLNFYSNTILKNMMGVYKQIGITYLTTAKMRPIISKLLTDVLLLLPSIAVTLSWMGLWFSFIILRKFSKRKPSDFFKNNENLSLWKSSDFFILFLLSGFIIAIFASGIYKFIGYNIIFLASSVYLVQGLTIISFFFNKLNLNLFLKTLTYILIILFNNPLVIFVIFMGIFDIWFNFRKIELNKGGSN from the coding sequence ATGTTTAAGATTAAAACCTTTTTTTCAGGTTTATTATTATCGTTTTTACTTTTTTTATTTTTAATGGACTCGATATATTCCGGGGGTTATGCTATTATAAATCCCTTTTTGTATCTATATTTCAGCATTACCTTAATATTGCTGTTTAGAATTATCGGTGCTAAATCGATTATACCGATATCTATCGCGGCACTTTTTGCCGTTATATTTTTATCTTTCACTCAAAATAGCGGTAAATTGCCGGGTTATTTCGGCCATAGTTTTGAAAACGGCCTGTTTATATTGGCATTAATAATTCAACTATTAGTATTTGTTCTAATACCGTACATTTTTTCTATTTTAATTTCAAAAAAAATTAGTCTGGCGAAATCGATTTATTATCCTGTATCAACCGTATTCTTTATAATTTTTGCTATTGCGGTTGGCTACTTATATTATAATAAAATCGATATCCATTCTTTATTAAACTTTTATTCCAATACTATATTAAAAAATATGATGGGCGTTTATAAGCAAATAGGCATTACATACCTTACCACTGCAAAAATGCGGCCGATAATTTCAAAATTGCTTACGGATGTGCTGCTGCTCCTCCCGTCTATAGCTGTAACGCTTTCATGGATGGGGCTCTGGTTCAGCTTTATAATACTCAGAAAATTTTCTAAGAGAAAACCCTCGGATTTTTTTAAAAATAATGAAAACTTATCCTTATGGAAATCGTCCGATTTTTTTATATTGTTTTTATTATCCGGCTTTATAATTGCAATATTTGCGAGCGGCATATATAAATTTATAGGATACAATATAATTTTTCTGGCGTCGTCCGTTTATTTAGTTCAGGGATTAACGATAATATCTTTCTTTTTTAACAAGTTAAATTTAAATTTATTTTTAAAAACATTGACTTACATCTTAATTATTTTATTTAATAATCCGCTGGTAATTTTCGTTATTTTTATGGGGATATTCGATATATGGTTTAATTTTAGAAAAATTGAATTAAATAAAGGGGGTTCTAACTGA
- the rpsR gene encoding 30S ribosomal protein S18, whose protein sequence is MNRSPRKTTKPAGTHFMRRTYMRKKVCRFCADRNLKIDYKDSKLLRNFVTERGKIMPRRITGNCAYHQRRVAKAVKMSRIVSIMPYTSINV, encoded by the coding sequence ATGAATAGGTCGCCTCGCAAAACTACAAAACCGGCAGGGACACATTTTATGCGCAGAACATACATGAGAAAAAAAGTGTGCAGATTTTGCGCCGATAGAAATTTAAAAATCGATTATAAGGATTCCAAGCTTTTGAGAAATTTTGTTACCGAAAGAGGAAAGATAATGCCCAGAAGGATCACGGGCAATTGCGCTTATCACCAGAGAAGAGTCGCAAAAGCGGTCAAAATGTCTAGAATTGTTTCTATAATGCCATATACATCTATTAATGTTTAA
- a CDS encoding 50S ribosomal protein L9, which yields MKVILKEDIQDLGTMGDMVNVADGYGRNFLLPKKLAIPATKVNIKTVEHEKRLINKRKGKILSEVTDIKNNLEKAEINIAAKVGENDKMFGSITSMDIEDKLKRLGFNIDRKSIMLDSPIKDLGIQTVKIKLHPEIIAEIKVDVVPE from the coding sequence ATGAAGGTAATACTCAAAGAAGATATTCAGGATTTAGGCACAATGGGTGATATGGTAAATGTTGCGGATGGGTATGGAAGAAATTTTTTATTACCCAAAAAACTTGCCATTCCCGCCACCAAAGTTAACATTAAAACAGTGGAACATGAAAAAAGGCTTATTAACAAAAGAAAGGGAAAAATCCTTAGCGAGGTTACGGATATTAAAAATAATCTTGAAAAAGCGGAGATTAATATCGCCGCCAAGGTAGGGGAGAACGATAAGATGTTCGGCTCTATAACCTCTATGGATATAGAAGATAAACTTAAACGACTCGGCTTTAATATCGATAGAAAATCTATTATGCTGGACAGTCCCATAAAAGATTTGGGTATTCAAACCGTTAAGATTAAGCTCCATCCTGAAATCATAGCCGAAATTAAAGTCGATGTGGTTCCAGAGTAA
- a CDS encoding radical SAM protein: MKILLIQPDNKNTIGLNNVALIEPTGLEAIAGSFLKDGHNVHIVDLRAVNNNADKYLEDAIKEFKPDVFGFSCSFTPDVYRTIELAKRVKNDYGARFVFIGGHHVSVYPVDFNIKEIDAIVIGEGEQTAVELVRAFSSNTPLSLIKGIIYNENGSQIKTEPRELIKNINELPFFARNLTREYRKNYYLGIRTSLACLETARGCPFKCDFCSVWNFYRGSYRSKSPERVVAELKEIKDDYILVTDDNFFSDVKRAKRIGELLKKEKIHKLYTIQARSDTIVKHPELISQWKELGLSNIFIGFESVDDEKLNSINKSNSSLNNEKAYYIAKEHDVAVTASFIVSPDFTNLDFKKLIDFVKRLKISVPAFSVLTPLPGTKLYDKLKEKLTMLDYNYFDLFHPVLDTYLSKAEFFKEFSNLYKASYKSLNLRANDVLFVIKYLITGKMPLNHMFKLKKSMKLLSTPSTYEKCLLANNAS; the protein is encoded by the coding sequence ATGAAAATACTGCTTATTCAACCGGATAATAAAAACACTATCGGACTTAACAATGTCGCTTTAATCGAGCCGACGGGCCTTGAAGCGATTGCCGGAAGCTTTTTGAAAGACGGTCATAATGTTCATATAGTGGATTTAAGGGCCGTAAATAATAACGCCGATAAGTATTTAGAAGATGCGATAAAAGAATTCAAACCAGATGTTTTTGGCTTTTCATGCTCATTTACCCCTGATGTTTATAGAACGATAGAACTTGCAAAAAGGGTAAAAAACGATTATGGGGCAAGGTTTGTTTTTATCGGCGGACATCATGTTTCCGTTTATCCTGTGGATTTTAATATAAAAGAAATCGATGCAATAGTTATAGGGGAGGGTGAGCAAACTGCCGTCGAACTCGTAAGGGCTTTTTCCTCAAATACTCCATTATCTTTGATTAAAGGCATCATTTACAATGAGAACGGCAGTCAAATAAAGACCGAGCCCCGCGAATTAATTAAGAACATAAACGAGCTTCCGTTTTTTGCAAGGAATCTTACCCGTGAATATAGAAAAAATTACTATCTCGGTATAAGAACATCGTTAGCCTGCCTTGAAACCGCAAGGGGCTGTCCCTTCAAATGCGATTTTTGCAGCGTCTGGAATTTTTACAGGGGTTCTTACAGGTCTAAGTCTCCCGAACGGGTTGTTGCTGAACTCAAAGAAATTAAAGACGATTATATTTTAGTCACAGACGATAACTTTTTTAGCGATGTTAAAAGGGCTAAAAGAATAGGCGAGCTTCTAAAAAAGGAAAAAATTCATAAATTATACACAATTCAAGCGCGAAGCGATACTATCGTTAAACACCCCGAACTCATTTCTCAGTGGAAAGAATTGGGGCTTTCCAACATTTTCATAGGTTTTGAAAGCGTCGATGACGAAAAGCTTAACAGCATTAACAAAAGCAACTCTTCTCTTAATAATGAAAAAGCTTATTACATCGCCAAAGAGCATGATGTAGCCGTCACGGCTTCATTTATAGTTTCCCCCGACTTTACAAATTTAGATTTCAAAAAATTAATCGATTTTGTAAAAAGGCTTAAGATAAGCGTTCCCGCTTTTTCGGTTCTCACGCCTCTTCCCGGAACCAAGCTGTATGATAAACTTAAGGAAAAGTTGACAATGCTCGATTATAATTATTTTGATCTTTTTCATCCCGTTTTAGACACTTATTTATCTAAAGCCGAATTCTTTAAAGAATTTTCAAATCTTTACAAGGCTTCATATAAGTCCTTGAATTTAAGGGCTAACGATGTCTTATTCGTTATAAAATATCTCATAACGGGCAAGATGCCTTTGAATCATATGTTTAAACTAAAAAAGTCCATGAAATTACTATCGACTCCATCCACATATGAAAAATGTTTGCTTGCGAATAACGCAAGTTAG
- a CDS encoding ROK family protein, with product MKKYYLGADIGGTNLRLGIVDESGAVIDEDSKSFHNEFINETPAMPVPPSKQVKFIMENLKCFLKKNTRYAISGIGVGIAGQINEKTGDVLFSPNLNWRDVPLRTILEKETGLSAVVVNDLTAITYGEWKWGAGIGKDNLVCIFVGTGIGSGIVTGGRLISGCSNAAGEIGHIVVVSGGRKCTCGNNGCLEAYAGGWGIAEIAKELALKDKAGFREIIKIAGEIGNISAETIAKAYYDGDDNAINIVKKTGLYLADGVITVVNLINPCMIILGGGVIDGIPALFDITVEEVNKRALKASISHLGIVKPVLGKNGGIVGAAGIARHCD from the coding sequence ATGAAAAAATATTATCTTGGAGCGGATATCGGCGGAACGAATCTCAGGCTCGGCATTGTAGATGAAAGCGGAGCCGTGATAGACGAAGATTCTAAATCTTTCCATAATGAATTTATCAATGAGACGCCTGCCATGCCTGTTCCGCCTTCAAAACAGGTTAAATTTATAATGGAAAATTTAAAATGTTTTCTAAAAAAAAATACGAGATATGCTATTTCGGGAATTGGCGTCGGTATTGCCGGACAGATAAATGAAAAAACGGGAGATGTTTTATTTTCTCCGAATTTAAATTGGCGCGATGTTCCCTTGAGAACGATATTGGAAAAGGAGACGGGCTTAAGCGCCGTTGTCGTAAACGATTTAACCGCTATTACTTACGGCGAATGGAAATGGGGGGCTGGAATCGGCAAAGATAATCTTGTATGTATTTTTGTCGGCACGGGAATAGGTTCGGGGATTGTAACAGGCGGCAGGTTGATTTCCGGTTGTTCAAATGCCGCCGGTGAGATAGGGCATATTGTAGTAGTTTCAGGGGGCAGAAAATGTACATGCGGCAATAACGGCTGCTTAGAAGCTTATGCAGGCGGATGGGGAATTGCAGAGATTGCAAAGGAACTGGCCTTAAAGGATAAGGCCGGTTTTAGGGAAATTATTAAGATAGCGGGGGAAATAGGCAATATTAGCGCCGAAACTATTGCTAAAGCGTATTATGACGGAGACGATAATGCAATTAATATTGTTAAAAAAACAGGGTTGTACTTAGCGGACGGGGTTATAACCGTTGTAAATTTAATAAATCCATGTATGATAATATTAGGCGGCGGTGTGATAGACGGCATCCCCGCTTTATTCGATATTACCGTAGAAGAGGTTAACAAAAGGGCGCTTAAGGCTTCCATATCGCATCTCGGAATAGTAAAGCCCGTGCTTGGCAAAAACGGAGGAATTGTGGGCGCCGCGGGTATAGCGCGGCATTGCGATTAA
- the rpsF gene encoding 30S ribosomal protein S6 yields the protein MKKKNFLKEIEHQFPKKYETVVILNPDMEELKFNQFLDKVKEIMSKNGAEFLDFNDWGIRKLSYDIKNFNRGKFAVIHFSAKGSFIQELERNLKIIEDCIRFQTVLYTKNLETVKEEVVNE from the coding sequence TTGAAGAAGAAAAATTTTTTAAAGGAAATCGAACATCAGTTTCCCAAAAAATATGAAACCGTCGTTATTCTTAATCCCGATATGGAAGAACTAAAATTCAACCAGTTTTTGGATAAGGTTAAGGAAATAATGTCGAAAAACGGCGCCGAATTTTTAGATTTTAACGATTGGGGAATCAGAAAGCTTTCATACGACATTAAGAATTTTAATAGAGGAAAATTCGCGGTGATACATTTTTCGGCTAAGGGCTCCTTTATTCAGGAACTTGAAAGAAACTTAAAGATTATAGAAGACTGCATTAGATTTCAAACCGTCTTATATACAAAAAACCTTGAAACCGTTAAGGAGGAAGTGGTAAATGAATAG
- the dnaB gene encoding replicative DNA helicase has translation MAIKNKKIVFNNNGSPSLTDNNLKIVPPNSLEAEKALISSILIDNSQANSVLGSIMPEDFYDTVNARIFKVLVSLGEKGEPIDIITILNAIQKERDYSQYFSDFDLSAYLTTLYEMPAGLFNVEQYAKIVKEKSILRNLINASNKVRQKCYEQRDDVDDIIDFSEKTIFDATEKDSSKNYVEVYPLIVNYFTKLSSKKNDDSDITGVHSGFQYLDELTNGFQPSDLIIIAGRPSMGKTALSLSIAKNIAVKKIPVAFFSLEMSKEQLATRLLSLTAKIDSSMLRRGRIHNPDIENIHKALEMLEDIPIYIDDSAGITVTELRAKTRRLKREKGIGIAIIDYLQLMKASPNIESREQAIADISRSLKSLAKELNIPVIALSQLNRMVESRQDRKPQLADLRESGAIEQDADLIMFVYREEVYKKDTENKGIAELIIGKQRNGPTGIVKLSYTDKYTSFENLAYEEDSYI, from the coding sequence ATGGCTATAAAAAATAAAAAGATAGTTTTTAATAATAACGGCTCACCATCCTTAACCGATAATAATCTCAAAATTGTACCTCCAAATTCTTTGGAGGCTGAGAAGGCTTTAATTTCCTCTATACTAATCGATAATTCTCAGGCAAATTCGGTACTGGGAAGTATTATGCCCGAAGATTTTTATGACACGGTCAACGCAAGGATTTTCAAAGTACTTGTATCATTGGGCGAAAAAGGCGAACCCATCGATATAATAACCATTTTAAATGCGATACAAAAAGAAAGGGATTATTCGCAATATTTTTCGGATTTTGATTTAAGCGCCTATTTAACGACATTGTATGAAATGCCGGCAGGTCTTTTTAATGTTGAGCAATATGCAAAAATAGTAAAAGAAAAATCTATATTAAGAAATCTGATTAATGCGTCCAATAAAGTCAGGCAAAAATGCTATGAACAGCGTGATGATGTTGACGACATAATCGATTTTTCGGAAAAAACTATTTTTGATGCCACGGAAAAAGATTCGTCCAAAAATTATGTCGAGGTATATCCTTTAATAGTCAACTATTTTACAAAACTTTCCTCTAAAAAGAATGATGATAGCGATATTACTGGAGTGCACAGCGGTTTTCAGTATCTCGACGAACTAACCAACGGCTTCCAGCCTTCTGACCTGATAATTATTGCTGGAAGGCCTTCCATGGGCAAAACCGCCCTTTCCCTTAGCATTGCCAAAAATATTGCCGTAAAAAAAATTCCGGTTGCGTTTTTTTCTCTCGAGATGTCCAAAGAACAGCTTGCAACAAGGCTTTTATCTTTAACTGCAAAAATAGATTCTTCCATGTTAAGGCGTGGGAGAATTCACAACCCCGACATCGAAAACATACATAAAGCGCTGGAAATGCTCGAGGATATTCCTATTTATATCGATGACAGCGCGGGCATTACCGTTACCGAGTTAAGGGCTAAAACCCGCAGGTTAAAAAGGGAAAAGGGGATAGGGATTGCAATCATCGACTATCTCCAGCTTATGAAAGCCTCGCCTAATATTGAATCCCGGGAGCAGGCTATCGCCGATATTTCGCGTTCTTTAAAAAGCCTTGCAAAGGAACTGAATATACCTGTGATTGCCCTATCCCAATTAAACAGAATGGTCGAATCCAGACAGGATAGAAAGCCGCAGCTTGCCGATTTAAGGGAGTCCGGCGCCATAGAGCAGGATGCCGATTTGATTATGTTTGTTTATAGGGAAGAGGTTTATAAAAAAGATACGGAGAATAAAGGCATAGCGGAATTGATTATCGGCAAGCAAAGAAACGGTCCGACGGGCATAGTAAAACTTTCTTATACCGACAAATACACATCTTTTGAAAATCTTGCTTACGAGGAAGACAGTTATATCTGA
- a CDS encoding divalent metal cation transporter — protein sequence MNNRVTKDNGVKENITEKEGGGERSRKRHRYRYKRIFYRTLHFFKVLGPGFIVMIADMDAGSITTAGVSGANWGYKLIPLQILLIPILYLVQSMTSRLGCVTRKGHGELIREFYGEKWAMFATITLFLVVFSALITEFSGIAASGEIFGIPKVYTVGISFLILLFVVFTGSYKKAENIALIFSLSGFVFIPAAIFAHPDIHEIIFNGLFAKQPLHNKDYIWLIAANAGAVIMPWMIYYQQSATVDKNLCKKDVKLAETDTLIGSIATQILMIAVIVMTAATLFKAGIKPSTAQAIGTSLIPLAGKYAGLLFAIGLYSSSLLAAFVVSMAFTWAAGETWGYKHSLNHKFSEAKIFYFVYVALIFISAMLVLIPGLPLVTIMVDVEAFNGFILPVVLGFLIALAGNKKILGDYAYSKPALAGVGLLSAAMVILGIITVLPHNWL from the coding sequence ATGAACAACAGGGTGACAAAAGATAACGGCGTTAAAGAAAATATAACGGAAAAAGAGGGCGGGGGAGAAAGAAGCAGAAAAAGGCATAGATATAGATATAAAAGAATTTTTTACAGGACACTCCATTTTTTTAAGGTTTTAGGACCGGGATTTATTGTTATGATAGCGGATATGGATGCAGGCTCTATCACAACGGCGGGTGTTTCAGGGGCTAACTGGGGATATAAACTAATACCGCTTCAAATCCTTTTAATTCCTATACTTTATCTTGTTCAATCCATGACCTCGAGGCTTGGCTGTGTTACCAGAAAGGGGCATGGAGAACTTATAAGAGAATTTTACGGTGAAAAGTGGGCTATGTTTGCCACAATAACACTTTTTCTTGTCGTTTTTTCCGCGTTGATAACCGAGTTTTCGGGAATTGCCGCAAGCGGGGAAATATTTGGAATACCAAAGGTTTATACGGTTGGAATTAGTTTTTTAATACTGCTTTTCGTGGTTTTTACCGGAAGTTATAAAAAAGCCGAGAATATAGCTCTTATTTTTTCTTTATCCGGATTCGTATTTATACCTGCTGCAATTTTTGCCCACCCCGATATCCATGAAATAATTTTTAACGGTTTATTTGCAAAGCAGCCGTTACATAATAAAGATTATATCTGGCTCATAGCCGCAAATGCAGGCGCCGTCATAATGCCGTGGATGATTTATTATCAGCAAAGCGCGACGGTCGATAAAAATTTATGCAAAAAAGATGTCAAGCTGGCCGAAACGGACACTTTGATTGGCAGTATAGCAACGCAGATTCTTATGATTGCGGTAATAGTTATGACCGCAGCTACATTGTTTAAGGCAGGCATTAAACCCTCAACGGCACAAGCAATCGGAACATCTTTAATACCTTTGGCGGGGAAATATGCAGGGCTTCTTTTTGCAATAGGGCTTTACAGTTCAAGCCTGCTTGCCGCCTTTGTGGTTTCTATGGCTTTTACATGGGCGGCAGGCGAGACATGGGGGTACAAACACAGCCTGAATCATAAATTTAGCGAGGCAAAAATCTTTTACTTCGTATATGTCGCGTTAATTTTTATTTCGGCTATGCTTGTTCTTATTCCGGGCCTTCCGCTTGTCACTATAATGGTGGATGTGGAAGCATTTAACGGATTCATTCTTCCCGTTGTTTTAGGTTTTTTAATAGCGCTTGCCGGAAATAAAAAAATTCTCGGAGATTATGCTTATTCCAAACCGGCGCTTGCGGGAGTAGGACTTTTAAGCGCGGCAATGGTTATTCTCGGTATAATAACCGTTTTGCCGCATAACTGGCTATAA